One window of the Diospyros lotus cultivar Yz01 chromosome 12, ASM1463336v1, whole genome shotgun sequence genome contains the following:
- the LOC127787080 gene encoding uncharacterized protein LOC127787080, whose translation MPSIFHARLPLCPHRLTLPCATALRRATATTMSLSSSPSPSTGLDSDQQRALLERAMKYHNQTKHSFTNYARGPHGLDWANQPNPFRRYVSAPLVPLLHFPTESGNSSNTEAPLYSSVFQSLPSPKPISKSSISQLFYDSLALSGWKSTGLSTWSLRVNPSSGNLHPTEGYIIAPAVDSLSDSPFVAHYAPKEHSLEIRTHIPSGFFPKFFPEGSFLIGFSSIFWREAWKYGERAFRYCNHDLGHAIAAVSMAAAGLGWDVKILDGLGYEDLDKLFGLEFFPEFEIPARPMKGKLPAIEYEHPDCVLVVFPNGVGEFGVNYKELSSAISEFSKLDWKGKPNLLSKEHVCWDIIYRTAEAVKKRLEVGNKLLVEPFRGSGLCSERSYKGFSLREIVRKRRSAVDMDGVTVMDRETFYQILLHCLPSGSRDGGKQSRQLALPYRTLAWDSEVHAALFVHRVSGLPKGLYLLVRNENHFDDLKKATRSEFKWEKPEGCPDDLPLYELARGDCRKLSKQLSCHQDIASDGCFSLGMVAHFEPTLRSKGVWMYPRLFWETGVLGQVLYLEAHAVGISATGIGCFFDDPVHEVLGLRGSNYQSLYHFTVGGPVVDKRIVSLPAYPGPGVDA comes from the exons ATGCCATCAATCTTTCATGCCAGGCTACCCCTCTGTCCTCACCGCCTCACACTGCCTTGCGCCACCGCCCTCCGCCGTGCCACCGCCACCACCATGTCCTTGTCGTCATCACCGTCGCCTTCTACAGGCCTGGATTCCGACCAGCAAAGGGCGTTGCTGGAGCGGGCGATGAAGTACCACAACCAGACGAAGCACTCGTTCACCAACTACGCCAGAGGCCCGCACGGCCTCGACTGGGCCAATCAGCCAAATCCTTTTCGCCGCTACGTCTCGGCGCCTTTGGTTCCTCTTCTTCACTTTCCCACAGAGTCGGGAAATTCGTCGAACACCGAGGCTCCATTATACTCTTCTGTGTTCCAGTCTCTTCCCTCTCCGAAACCCATCTCTAAGTCTTCTATTTCTCAGCTGTTCTATGATTCTCTCGCTTTATCGGGGTGGAAAAGTACTGGGCTCTCGACCTGGTCGCTCCGGGTGAACCCTAGCAGCGGCAATCTCCATCCGACAGAAGGTTACATCATTgcccctgcagtcgattcgctCTCGGACTCGCCTTTTGTGGCTCATTACGCCCCAAAAGAGCATTCTCTGGAGATTAGGACCCATATCCCGTCTGGGTTTTTCCCCAAATTCTTCCCGGAAGGGTCTTTCCTTATTGGGTTTTCGTCAATTTTCTGGCGGGAGGCCTGGAAGTACGGCGAGAGGGCGTTTCGGTATTGCAATCACGATTTGGGGCATGCCATTGCCGCGGTTTCTATGGCTGCGGCTGGTCTTGGTTGGGATGTGAAGATTCTCGACGGTTTAGGTTATGAGGATCTGGATAAGCTttttgggcttgaattcttcccGGAATTCGAAATCCCGGCTAGGCCTATGAAAGGAAAATTACCTGCGATTGAATATGAGCACCCTGATTGTGTGCTCGTTGTTTTCCCAAATGGGGTTGGTGAATTTGGCGTGAACTATAAGGAATTGAGTTCAGCTATATCTGAGTTTTCAAAATTGGACTGGAAAGGAAAACCTAATTTGCTCAGTAAAGAGCATGTGTGTTGGGATATAATATATAGAACAGCTGAAGCTGTTAAGAAGCGATTAGAGGtaggaaataaattattggTTGAGCCTTTTCGGGGAAGTGGACTGTGCAGTGAAAGGTCATATAAAGGTTTTTCACTGAGGGAAATTGTTAGGAAGCGGAGGAGTGCAGTGGATATGGATGGAGTTACTGTAATGGACAGGGAGACGTTTTATCAGATTCTCTTACATTGCCTTCCTTCAGGTTCTCGAGATGGAGGGAAACAAAGTAGACAATTGGCATTGCCATATAGGACTCTTGCTTGGGATTCTGAGGTGCATGCTGCTTTATTCGTTCATCGTGTTTCAGGGTTGCCAAAAGGTTTATATTTATTGGTGAGGAATGAAAACCATTTTGATGATCTTAAGAAGGCTACAAGGTCCGAGTTTAAGTGGGAGAAGCCAGAAGGATGCCCTGATGATCTCCCTCTATATGAACTTGCTAGAGGTGATTGTAGAAAGCTTTCCAAACAGCTTTCTTGCCATCAG GATATTGCTAGTGACGGCTGCTTCAGTCTAGGCATGGTGGCCCATTTTGAACCTACCTTGCGTTCAAAGGGTGTGTGGATGTATCCTCGGTTATTTTGGGAGACTGGTGTTCTTGGTCAGGTGTTGTACCTTGAAGCTCATGCAGTTGGCATATCAGCTACTGGGATTGGTTGCTTCTTTGATGACCCTG
- the LOC127786989 gene encoding transketolase, chloroplastic, protein MATASSLTLSQAILARNTNLHRRHGYNPPTIVPALFLPTFSGLKSSSTSVSPAVSAASHRRQTSGRPAIRACATVETVEKTETALLEKSVNTIRFLAIDAVEKANSGHPGLPMGCAPMGHILYDEVMRYNPKNPYWFNRDRFVLSAGHGCMLQYALLHLAGYDSIKEEDLKEFRQWGSRTPGHPENFETPGIEVTTGPLGQGIANAVGLALAEKHLAARFNKPDNEIVDHYTYVILGDGCQMEGIANEACSLAGHWGLGKLIAFYDDNHISIDGDTEIAFTESVDTRFEGLGWHVIWVKNGNTGYDDIRAAIKEAKAVKDKPTLIKVTTTIGCGSPNKANSYSVHGSALGAKEVDATRKNLRWPYEPFHVPEDVKNHWSRHVPGGAALEAEWNAKFAQYEKKYKEEAAELKSIISGKLPAGWEKALPTYTPESPADATRNLSQQCLNALAKVIPGFLGGSADLASSNMTLLKMFGDFQKNTPEERNLRFGVREHGMGAICNGIAHHSPGLIPYCATFFVFTDYMRAAIRISALSEAGVIYVMTHDSIGLGEDGPTHQPIEHLASFRAMPNILMLRPADGNETAGAYKVAVLNRKRPSILALSRQKLPQLAGTSIEGVEKGGYILSDNSSGNKPDVILMGTGSELEIAAKAADELRKEGKAVRVVSFVSWELFDEQSDAYKESVLPAAVTARVSIEAGSTFGWEKIVGSKGKAIGIDQFGASAPAGKIYKEFGISAEAVVAAAKTIS, encoded by the exons ATGGCCACTGCTTCATCTCTGACCCTATCACAAGCTATCCTCGCCAGAAACACCAACCTCCACCGCCGCCATGGCTACAACCCACCAACCATCGTGCCCGCCCTCTTTCTCCCCACCTTCTCCGGTCTGAAGTCCTCCTCCACCTCGGTCTCCCCCGCCGTATCCGCCGCGAGCCACCGCCGTCAGACCTCCGGCCGCCCGGCAATCCGGGCATGCGCCACCGTGGAGACCGTCGAGAAGACGGAGACCGCCCTGTTGGAGAAATCGGTCAACACCATTCGGTTCCTGGCTATCGACGCCGTCGAGAAGGCTAACTCCGGCCACCCTGGCCTGCCCATGGGCTGTGCTCCGATGGGCCATATTCTGTACGACGAGGTGATGAGGTACAATCCGAAGAACCCGTACTGGTTCAATCGGGATCGCTTCGTTCTCTCCGCCGGCCACGGTTGCATGCTCCAGTACGCCTTGCTTCACCTCGCTGGCTACGACAGTATCAAG GAAGAGGACTTGAAAGAATTCCGTCAATGGGGAAGCAGAACCCCAGGTCACCCAGAGAACTTTGAGACTCCTGGTATTGAAGTCACAACTG GCCCTCTTGGTCAGGGTATAGCCAATGCAGTTGGTCTGGCCCTTGCAGAGAAGCATTTGGCTGCTCGTTTTAACAAACCAGACAATGAGATTGTCGATCACTACAC TTATGTGATATTGGGGGATGGATGTCAAATGGAGGGGATTGCAAATGAAGCTTGTTCTCTTGCTGGTCACTGGGGACTTGGAAAGCTTATTGCTTTCTATGATGACAACCATATCTCTATTGATGGCGACACGGAGATTGCTTTTACTGAGAGTGTTGACACTCGTTTTGAGGGACTTGGATGGCACGTTATCTGGGTGAAGAATGGGAACACAGGTTATGATGACATCCGTGCTGCCATTAAGGAAGCAAAGGCTGTTAAAGACAAACCCACATTGATCAAG GTGACCACCACCATTGGTTGTGGCTCTCCTAACAAGGCAAATTCGTACAGTGTACATGGTAGTGCACTGGGTGCCAAGGAAGTTGATGCCACAAGGAAGAACCTTCGATGGCCCTATGAGCCTTTCCATGTTCCTGAGGATGTGAAGAA TCACTGGAGCCGCCATGTCCCTGGGGGTGCTGCTCTTGAAGCTGAATGGAATGCCAAATTTGCTCAATATGAGAAGAAATATAAGGAGGAAGCTGCGGAGCTGAAGTCTATTATCAGTGGCAAACTACCAGCTGGTTGGGAGAAAGCACTTCCG ACGTACACTCCAGAGAGCCCAGCAGATGCTACCCGGAATCTCTCTCAACAATGCCTGAATGCCCTTGCAAAGGTTATCCCTGGATTCCTTGGCGGCAGTGCTGATCTTGCTTCCTCCAACATGACCCTGCTGAAAATGTTTGGGGACTTCCAAAAAAACACGCCGGAAGAACGTAATCTCAGGTTTGGTGTTCGTGAGCATGGGATGGGAGCCATCTGCAATGGGATTGCCCATCACAGCCCTGGACTCATTCCCTACtgcgcaactttctttgtttTCACCGATTACATGAGAGCAGCCATCAGGATTTCTGCCTTAAGTGAAGCTGGAGTTATCTATGTTATGACTCATGATTCAATTGGACTAGGAGAAGATGGGCCGACACATCAGCCGATTGAACACTTGGCAAGCTTCCGTGCAATGCCCAATATTTTGATGCTCCGTCCAGCTGATGGAAATGAGACAGCCGGGGCATACAAGGTTGCTGTCCTGAACAGGAAGAGACCGTCTATCCTTGCTCTCTCCCGGCAGAAGCTGCCCCAACTTGCTGGAACTTCGATTGAGGGAGTTGAGAAAGGTGGATATATCCTATCAGATAATTCTTCTGGCAACAAGCCGGATGTTATCTTGATGGGTACTGGTTCAGAATTGGAAATCGCTGCCAAGGCAGCTGATGAACTCAGAAAGGAAGGGAAGGCTGTAAGAgttgtttcctttgtttccTGGGAGCTATTTGACGAACAATCAGATGCTTACAAGGAAAGCGTTCTGCCAGCAGCTGTAACTGCCAGGGTTAGCATTGAAGCTGGATCAACATTTGGTTGGGAGAAGATTGTTGGAAGCAAAGGTAAGGCTATTGGAATCGACCAGTTTGGGGCCAGTGCTCCAGCGGGGAAAATCTACAAGGAGTTTGGCATATCAGCGGAGGCCGTTGTTGCTGCAGCTAAAACAATTTCCTAG
- the LOC127787405 gene encoding 3-phosphoshikimate 1-carboxyvinyltransferase 2 gives MAQVSKLSVAIQCNNCNGILPKPRNQKPLLGCSFLGSKLKGGWERSLCLSHERALNHSSVRFRTSAASIATAEKPSAAPEIMLQPIREISGTVRLPGSKSLSNRILLLSALSEGTTIVDNLLNSEDVHYMLGALRTLGLHVEEDSENKRAIVGGCGGMFPVGKESKDEIPLFLGNAGTAMRPLTAAVTAAGGNSSYVLDGVPRMRERPIGDLVTGLKQLGADVDCFLGTNCPPVRVVGKGGLPGGKVKLSGSVSSQYLTALLMAAPLALGDVEIEIIDKLISVPYVEMTLKLMKRFGVDVEYTDNWDRFLIRGGQKYKSPGNAYVEGDASSASYFLAGAAVTGGTITVEGCGTTSLQGDVKFAEVLEKMGATVTWTDNSVTVTGPPRNPFGRKHLRAIDVNMNKMPDVAMTLAVVALFADGPTAIRDVASWRVKETERMIAICTELRKLGATVEEGPDYCVITPPEKLNVIAIDTYDDHRMAMAFSLAACAEVPVTIKDPGCTRKTFPDYFEVLERFAKH, from the exons ATGGCTCAAGTTAGCAAGCTCTCTGTTGCCATCCAGTGCAATAATTGCAACGGCATTCTGCCCAAGCCCCGGAATCAGAAACCTCTTCTGGGTTGTTCCTTTTTGGGATCGAAACTCAAGGGTGGTTGGGAGCGTTCTCTGTGTTTGAGCCACGAAAGGGCTTTGAACCACTCTTCTGTGAGATTTAGGACTTCGGCAGCTTCGATTGCCACCGCCGAGAAGCCTTCCGCCGCGCCGGAGATCATGTTGCAGCCCATCAGAGAGATCTCTGGCACCGTCAGGTTGCCCGGTTCTAAGTCGCTCTCCAACCGGATTCTCCTTCTTTCTGCTCTTTCCGAG GGAACAACCATTGTCGACAACTTGCTGAACAGTGAAGATGTCCATTACATGCTCGGTGCTTTGAGGACCCTTGGGCTACATGTGGAAGAGGATAGTGAAAACAAGCGAGCCATTGTAGGAGGATGCGGCGGCATGTTTCCTGTGGGTAAAGAATCAAAGGATGAAATTCCACTTTTCCTGGGTAATGCAGGAACAGCAATGCGGCCATTGACAGCTGCAGTTACTGCTGCTGGTGGAAATTCGAG CTACGTACTTGATGGGGTTCCTCGAATGCGAGAGAGACCAATAGGTGATTTAGTTACTGGACTTAAGCAACTTGGTGCAGATGTGGATTGTTTTCTTGGGACAAACTGTCCTCCTGTTCGTGTAGTTGGAAAGGGAGGTCTTCCTGGTGGAAAG GTCAAGCTCTCTGGATCAGTTAGTAGTCAATACTTGACTGCTTTGCTCATGGCAGCTCCATTGGCTCTTGGAGATGTGGAGATTGAGATTATTGATAAACTTATTTCTGTACCTTATGTTGAGATGACTCTGAAGTTGATGAAACGCTTTGGAGTTGATGTGGAGTACACTGATAACTGGGATAGGTTCTTGATCCGAGGTGGTCAAAAGTACAA GTCACCTGGAAATGCTTATGTGGAAGGCGATGCTTCAAGTGCCAGTTACTTTCTAGCTGGTGCAGCTGTCACTGGAGGCACCATCACTGTTGAAGGATGTGGCACAACCAGCTTGCAG GGAGATGTTAAGTTTGCTGAGGTTCTTGAGAAAATGGGAGCAACAGTTACTTGGACGGATAACAGTGTGACAGTCACAGGGCCACCCCGGAATCCTTTTGGAAGGAAACACTTGCGTGCCATTGACGTTAATATGAACAAGATGCCTGATGTTGCCATGACTCTTGCTGTCGTTGCTCTTTTCGCTGATGGTCCTACTGCCATAAGAGACG TGGCTAGCTGGAGAGTAAAGGAAACTGAACGGATGATAGCGATTTGCACTGAACTGAGGAAG TTGGGAGCAACAGTTGAGGAAGGGCCAGATTATTGTGTGATCACCCCACCGGAGAAGTTAAATGTTATAGCCATAGATACCTATGATGACCACAGAATGGCCATGGCATTCTCTCTTGCCGCCTGTGCAGAGGTTCCCGTCACCATCAAGGACCCCGGTTGCACTCGCAAAACTTTCCCCGACTACTTTGAAGTCCTGGAGAGGTTCGCAAAACATTGA